A DNA window from Verrucomicrobiaceae bacterium contains the following coding sequences:
- the hemL gene encoding glutamate-1-semialdehyde 2,1-aminomutase, whose protein sequence is MPNGPLSTKLFDLAKQYIPGGVNSPVRAFRNVGGDPFFVKRAKGCRIYDVDDRCMIDYVGTWGPAILGHAPIAVIEAIHNAAKEGVSFGIPNLYEVEMARTICEWVPSIQKVRMVSSGTEATMSAIRLARGFTKRDRLVKFDGCYHGHSDSLLVAAGSGALTHGNPDSAGVPKAFAELTSVLPFNDEAALEELFDKKGHEIACVIVEPYPANAGLILPKPGFLAKLREITAKHGALLIFDEVMTGFRLAKGGVQELEKITPDLTCLGKVIGGGLPVGAFGGRAEIMDYLAPLGPVYQAGTLSGNPVALAAGLAQLRELEKKNGYALLENLGQIMETAVLDVLKKKGLNYRWYRKGSMFCLFFTEKEVHTLQDAKTSDLAAFRKFFHHCLDHGVYFAPSQFETGFISMAHSRDDLEQTAEVAAAALEAL, encoded by the coding sequence ATGCCCAACGGCCCTCTCTCCACCAAACTCTTCGATCTCGCCAAGCAATACATCCCCGGCGGGGTGAACTCGCCTGTGCGTGCCTTTCGCAATGTCGGTGGTGATCCCTTTTTCGTGAAGCGTGCCAAAGGCTGCCGCATCTACGACGTGGATGACCGCTGCATGATCGACTACGTCGGCACCTGGGGTCCCGCGATCCTCGGCCATGCGCCCATCGCCGTCATCGAGGCCATCCACAATGCCGCCAAAGAAGGCGTCAGCTTCGGCATCCCGAACCTCTACGAGGTCGAAATGGCCCGCACGATCTGCGAATGGGTGCCGAGCATCCAAAAAGTCCGCATGGTCAGCAGCGGCACCGAGGCGACGATGAGCGCCATCCGCCTCGCACGCGGATTCACGAAGCGTGACCGCCTCGTCAAATTCGACGGCTGCTACCACGGCCACAGCGACAGCCTGCTCGTCGCCGCAGGCAGCGGAGCGCTCACCCATGGCAATCCCGACAGCGCTGGCGTGCCAAAGGCCTTCGCCGAATTGACCAGCGTATTGCCCTTCAACGACGAAGCGGCCCTGGAAGAGCTTTTCGACAAAAAAGGCCACGAAATCGCCTGCGTCATCGTCGAGCCGTATCCGGCCAATGCGGGCCTCATTCTGCCCAAACCGGGCTTTTTGGCCAAACTCCGCGAAATCACCGCCAAACACGGTGCGCTGCTCATTTTTGACGAAGTCATGACCGGCTTCCGACTCGCCAAAGGTGGCGTGCAGGAGCTGGAAAAGATCACGCCCGATCTGACCTGCCTCGGCAAAGTCATCGGCGGCGGATTGCCCGTCGGAGCCTTCGGCGGTCGCGCCGAGATCATGGACTACCTCGCCCCGCTCGGCCCCGTTTATCAGGCCGGCACGCTCAGTGGCAATCCCGTCGCCCTCGCAGCCGGACTGGCCCAGCTCCGCGAGCTAGAAAAGAAAAACGGCTACGCCCTGCTCGAAAACCTCGGCCAGATCATGGAGACCGCCGTGCTCGACGTGCTCAAGAAAAAGGGCCTCAACTACCGCTGGTATCGCAAAGGCAGCATGTTCTGCCTCTTCTTCACCGAAAAGGAAGTCCACACCCTCCAAGACGCCAAAACCAGCGACCTCGCCGCCTTCCGCAAATTCTTCCACCACTGCCTCGACCACGGTGTGTACTTCGCCCCCAGCCAGTTCGAAACCGGCTTCATCAGCATGGCCCACAGCCGCGACGACCTCGAACAAACGGCGGAAGTGGCTGCCGCGGCGTTGGAGGCGTTGTAA